One genomic region from Vicia villosa cultivar HV-30 ecotype Madison, WI unplaced genomic scaffold, Vvil1.0 ctg.003373F_1_1, whole genome shotgun sequence encodes:
- the LOC131640889 gene encoding DEAD-box ATP-dependent RNA helicase 42-like, with product MDEVKHKSRKEDGDSKRSHRDRDRTGERGKDKDRSDGRHKDNREKRDRESRRHDREKSSDSDDKHDREREKRRDVKEKDRVRVHEVEREKVRDRKRERDREEKEKEKVREKERDREEKEKERVREREDKEKERLREKERERERKEEKERIREKERVRERRDHEREKEKEKEKERDRDKGRRGREREKHRDVDSENSDGELRERNRKRHKKEDGDYKGREKEKSSSKSNRKIEGIDGSPRRKSDGDDSDSKDREKKPTREEEMEDEQRRLDDEMEKRRRRVQEWQELRRKKEEAEREKQGEASAAELESGKAWTLEGEESDDEDGTGKHTAMDVDEEEKPADKEPMESMVVDVDNGTVAPDLQNGDIGAPSDEEIDPLDAFMNSMVLPEVEKLNNTVNSTPSDITSDLKPQDKGDGRSNGRQSRKGSGKSIGRIIPGEESDSDYADPETDGDPVEEDDDEFMKRVKKTKVEKLSLVDHSKIDYIPFKKNFYIEVKEISKMTLEEVALYRKQLELKIHGKDVPKPIKSWNQTGLTSKILDTIKKANFEKPMPIQAQALPVIMSGRDCIGIAKTGSGKTLAFVLPMLRHIKDQPPVLAGDGPIGLIMAPTRELVQQIHSDIKKFTKVMGIRCVPVYGGSGVAQQISELKRGTEIVVCTPGRMIDILCTSSGKITNLRRVTYLVMDEADRMFDMGFEPQITRIVQNIRPDRQTVLFSATFPRQVEILARKVLNKPVEMQVGGRSVVNKDIAQLVEVRPENERFLRLLELLGEWYEKGKILIFVHSQEKCDSLFKDLLRHGYPCLSLHGAKDQTDRESTISDFKSNVCNLLVATSIAARGLDVKELELVINFDVPNHYEDYVHRVGRTGRAGRKGCAITFISEEDARYAPDLVKALELSEQIVPDDLKSLAAGFMVKVTQGLEQAHGTGYGGSGFKFNEEEDEERKAAKKAQAKEYGFEEDKSDSEDEDDGIRKAGGDISQHPALAQIIAATKANAPSMSTPISATQLISNGGLPVSLPSVLGLQTATVLPGTGLPLATNDGAARAALAAINLQHNLAKIQSEALPEHYEAELEINDFPQNARWKVTHKETLGPISEWTGAAITTRGQYFPPGKVAGPGDRKLYLFIEGPSEQSVKRAKVELKRVLEDITNQALQLPGGTQPGKYSVV from the coding sequence atggatgaggtAAAACATAAATCGAGAAAAGAAGACGGTGATTCGAAGAGGAGTCATCGCGATCGCGATAGAACTGGTGAAAGAGGTAAGGATAAGGATAGAAGTGATGGTAGGCATAAGGATAATCGGGAGAAGAGGGATCGGGAATCGCGAAGACATGATAGAGAGAAAAGTAGTGATTCTGATGATAAGCATGATAGAGAGAGGGAGAAAAGGAGAGATGTTAAGGAGAAGGATAGGGTGCGTGTTCATGAGGTTGAGAGAGAGAAAGTGAGGGATAGGAAGAGGGAAAGAGATAGGGAAGAGAAAGAGAAGGAGAAAGTGAGGGAGAAAGAAAgagatagagaagagaaagaaaaggagaGAGTGAGGGAGAGGGAAGACAAGGAGAAGGAGAGATTAAgggagaaagaaagagagagggaaagaaaggaagagaaggaGAGGATTAGAGAGAAAGAAAGGGTGAGGGAGAGGCGGGATCATGAGAGAGAGaaggaaaaggaaaaggaaaaggaaagggATAGAGATAAAGGGAGGAGAGGACGAGAGAGGGAGAAGCATAGAGATGTTGATAGTGAAAACAGTGATGGTGAGTTGAGGGAGAGGAATCGGAAGCGGCATAAGAAAGAGGACGGGGATTATAAggggagagagaaggagaaaagtTCTAGCAAATCAAACAGGAAAATTGAGGGAATTGATGGAAGTCCTAGAAGAAAGAGTGACGGGGATGACTCGGATTCTAAAGACAGAGAGAAAAAACCTACCCGTGAGGAGGAGATGGAAGATGAACAAAGGAGGTTGGATGATGAAATGGAAAAACGGAGGAGAAGAGTTCAAGAGTGGCAGGAGTTAAGGAGGAAGAAGGAAGAGGCGGAAAGAGAAAAGCAAGGTGAAGCAAGTGCTGCTGAACTTGAGTCGGGAAAGGCGTGGACACTTGAAGGGGAGGAATCTGATGATGAAGATGGAACAGGTAAACATACTGCTATGGATGTAGACGAAGAAGAAAAACCTGCTGATAAGGAACCTATGGAGTCAATGGTGGTAGATGTTGACAATGGAACAGTTGCGCCTGATTTACAAAATGGAGATATTGGTGCTCCTTCAGACGAGGAAATAGACCCATTGGATGCTTTTATGAATTCTATGGTTCTTCCTGAGGTTGAAAAGCTGAACAATACTGTTAACTCAACACCTTCTGATATAACTTCTGACTTGAAACCCCAAGATAAAGGGGACGGGCGTAGTAATGGCAGACAGTCAAGGAAAGGTTCAGGGAAGTCTATTGGCAGGATAATTCCTGGCGAAGAGTCCGACTCAGATTATGCAGATCCTGAAACTGACGGGGATccagttgaagaagatgatgacgaGTTCATGAAAAGAGTGAAGAAAACGAAAGTTGAAAAACTTTCTTTAGTTGACCACTCAAAGATTGACTATATACCGTTCAAAAAGAATTTCTATATTGAAGTGAAGGAGATCTCAAAGATGACTCTTGAAGAAGTTGCTTTATACAGGAAGCAGTTAGAGTTAAAGATACATGGAAAGGATGTGCCCAAGCCTATAAAGTCATGGAACCAGACTGGACTTACTAGCAAAATTTTGGATACAATAAAGAAGGCGAACTTTGAAAAGCCAATGCCTATTCAAGCTCAAGCGTTGCCTGTAATTATGAGTGGCCGAGATTGCATAGGCATTGCCAAAACCGGGTCTGGTAAAACACTTGCTTTTGTTCTGCCAATGTTGAGGCATATCAAGGATCAGCCACCAGTTCTTGCAGGAGATGGACCTATTGGGCTTATTATGGCCCCTACAAGAGAGCTTGTTCAACAGATTCACAGTGATATAAAGAAGTTTACAAAGGTAATGGGTATCAGGTGTGTCCCTGTCTATGGAGGCTCTGGTGTTGCTCAACAAATCAGTGAGTTGAAACGTGGTACTGAGATAGTGGTTTGTACTCCAGGTAGGATGATTGACATACTATGCACCAGTAGTGGGAAAATAACTAACCTGCGTAGAGTCACCTATCTGGTCATGGATGAGGCAGATCGAATGTTTGACATGGGCTTTGAACCTCAAATCACGAGAATAGTTCAAAATATTCGACCGGATCGTCAAACAGTGCTTTTCTCTGCTACTTTTCCCCGCCAGGTTGAAATTTTAGCTCGCAAGGTTTTGAATAAACCTGTTGAAATGCAAGTTGGTGGGAGGAGTGTTGTGAACAAAGATATTGCACAGTTAGTTGAAGTGAGGCCAGAAAATGAGAGGTTCCTACGACTCTTGGAACTACTCGGAGAATGGTACGAAAAGGGAAAGATTTTAATATTTGTCCACTCACAGGAGAAATGTGATTCCTTGTTCAAGGATCTACTCAGGCACGGTTATCCTTGTCTTTCTCTTCATGGAGCTAAGGATCAAACAGACCGTGAATCCACAATATCTGATTTTAAAAGCAATGTTTGCAATTTGTTGGTTGCGACAAGTATTGCTGCTAGGGGATTAGATGTCAAGGAGCTAGAATTGGTGATCAATTTTGATGTTCCAAACCACTATGAAGACTACGTACATCGTGTTGGGCGCACTGGTCGTGCTGGCCGGAAAGGTTGTGCCATCACATTTATTTCGGAAGAAGATGCAAGATATGCACCAGATCTGGTGAAAGCATTGGAGCTATCTGAGCAGATTGTTCCTGATGATCTGAAATCCCTTGCCGCTGGCTTTATGGTGAAAGTGACTCAAGGACTGGAGCAAGCCCATGGGACTGGTTATGGAGGCAGTGGCTTTAAAtttaatgaagaagaagatgaggaaaGGAAAGcagcaaagaaagctcaagccAAAGAATATGGATTTGAAGAAGACAAGTCAGATTCTGAAGACGAAGATGACGGTATTAGGAAGGCAGGAGGTGATATCTCACAGCACCCTGCTCTCGCTCAGATTATTGCTGCGACAAAAGCAAATGCTCCCTCAATGTCTACTCCCATCTCTGCAACCCAACTGATTTCAAATGGTGGGCTACCTGTTTCTTTGCCTTCTGTTCTTGGTCTCCAGACTGCAACAGTCTTGCCTGGAACAGGACTACCCCTTGCTACAAACGACGGGGCAGCTCGAGCTGCACTAGCTGCTATAAACCTGCAGCACAACTTGGCAAAAATACAATCTGAAGCATTGCCAGAGCATTATGAGGCCGAGCTGGAAATAAATGATTTCCCTCAGAATGCTCGCTGGAAAGTCACACACAAGGAAACTTTAGGCCCCATTTCGGAATGGACCGGAGCTGCTATTACCACCAGGGGACAGTATTTCCCACCTGGCAAAGTCGCAGGACCTGGGGATCGCAAACTCTATTTGTTCATTGAGGGTCCTAGTGAGCAGTCAGTTAAAAGAGCCAAAGTAGAATTGAAGCGTGTTTTGGAAGACATCACTAATCAGGCTTTGCAACTACCTGGTGGAACTCAACCAGGCAAATACTCTGTTGTATAA